Proteins from one Sphingobium herbicidovorans genomic window:
- a CDS encoding four-helix bundle copper-binding protein, with translation MMIERRELLMAGAGLAAAGTLAAPAAAQQHRMEGMAMSMTDCIDDCVASHRMCLETAAWLTKQGGASATASLIAMLNDCAELCQATANSMLRESALHRIVCRACADACERCAEECGRHSADQRIARCSATCKKCAASCRTMADMSS, from the coding sequence ATCATGATCGAGAGACGCGAATTGCTGATGGCGGGCGCCGGCCTTGCCGCCGCCGGAACGCTGGCTGCGCCGGCGGCGGCGCAGCAGCATCGAATGGAAGGGATGGCGATGTCGATGACGGACTGCATCGACGATTGCGTGGCTTCGCACCGCATGTGCCTGGAAACCGCCGCTTGGCTGACGAAGCAAGGCGGCGCGTCAGCTACGGCGTCGCTGATCGCCATGCTGAACGACTGTGCGGAACTGTGCCAGGCGACTGCCAACTCGATGCTGCGGGAATCTGCCCTGCACCGCATCGTCTGCCGCGCCTGCGCCGACGCTTGCGAGCGCTGCGCCGAGGAATGCGGACGCCATAGCGCGGACCAGCGGATCGCGCGTTGCTCGGCCACCTGCAAGAAATGCGCGGCGAGCTGCCGAACGATGGCGGACATGTCGAGCTGA
- a CDS encoding glycoside hydrolase family 130 protein: MRWQPRSLGDRDLSDNPSQRGGIEDLRLVRFLDDDGRATYFGTYTAFSGQSVRQELLSTPDFRTFELRPLRGDATGSKGMALFPRRIAGHFAMLGREDNENIWFLTSADIHDWSGGAKAIEPRWPWEFVQIGNCGSPIEIDEGWLVVTHGVGAVRNYCIGACLLDRDDPSKLLARTKLPLLRSDMDEREGYVPNVAYSCGAMVHNRVLVLPYAIADSFTTFATIPLERLLAAMD; this comes from the coding sequence GTGCGATGGCAGCCACGATCTCTCGGAGATCGTGATCTTTCCGACAACCCCAGCCAGCGTGGTGGCATCGAAGACCTTCGCTTGGTCCGCTTCCTGGACGACGATGGCCGAGCCACCTATTTCGGTACATATACGGCATTTAGCGGCCAGTCCGTCCGGCAGGAGTTGTTGTCCACGCCGGACTTCCGGACATTCGAACTCAGACCGCTGCGTGGGGATGCCACCGGTAGCAAGGGCATGGCGCTTTTCCCCCGACGCATTGCCGGGCACTTTGCCATGCTTGGGCGCGAGGATAACGAAAATATCTGGTTCCTGACGTCCGCGGACATTCACGACTGGAGTGGCGGAGCGAAAGCCATCGAACCTCGCTGGCCTTGGGAGTTTGTCCAGATCGGTAATTGCGGATCGCCGATCGAGATCGACGAAGGCTGGCTGGTCGTAACTCATGGAGTCGGCGCCGTTCGGAACTATTGCATCGGGGCGTGCCTGCTGGACCGTGACGATCCCTCGAAGCTGCTGGCGCGGACGAAGCTACCGCTTTTGCGGTCGGACATGGATGAGCGCGAAGGTTATGTGCCAAACGTAGCCTACAGCTGCGGCGCGATGGTACATAATCGGGTGCTGGTACTGCCTTATGCCATTGCTGACAGCTTCACCACTTTTGCCACTATTCCTCTCGAGCGTCTGCTGGCCGCCATGGATTAG
- a CDS encoding aldehyde dehydrogenase family protein gives MFEKAIGTINAAASFRHRYDNFIGGRWSAPASGEYFADKSPINGAQIAEFALSTPEDVERALDAAHAAKDQWARIAPAERARILNRVADRLEDNLELLALAETIDNGKPIRETRAADVPLAIDHFRYFAGCIRAEEGGISTIDADTIAYHFREPLGVVGQIIPWNFPLLMAAWKIAPALAAGNCTVIKPASQTPLTLLMFAELTADILPPGVLNVVTGPGRTVGQAIAANPRIAKVSFTGETVTGKQIMHAAADHLIPQTMELGGKSPNIFMADVLDEDDAFFDKALEGFTLFAFNKGEVCTCPSRALIHESIFDRFIERAVARVAAIRQGDPLDPSVQVGAQASEDQLHKILGYIDIGKAEGAQCLVGGARALPGGALDQGYFVQPTVFVGQNHMRIFQEEIFGPVLAVTTFKTVEEAIALANDTAYGLGAGVWTRSGNTAYRLGRAIEAGRVWTNCYHQYPAHAAFGGYKASGFGRENHRMMLDHYQQTKNLLVSYDEHALGLF, from the coding sequence ATGTTCGAGAAGGCGATCGGGACCATTAACGCGGCGGCCTCCTTCCGACACCGCTATGATAATTTCATCGGAGGCCGCTGGAGCGCTCCTGCGAGCGGCGAGTATTTCGCCGACAAGAGCCCGATCAATGGCGCCCAGATCGCCGAGTTCGCGCTGTCGACGCCGGAAGATGTCGAGCGCGCGCTCGATGCGGCGCACGCCGCCAAGGATCAATGGGCAAGGATCGCGCCCGCCGAGCGCGCCAGGATTCTCAATCGCGTCGCCGACCGGCTCGAGGATAATCTGGAGCTGCTGGCGCTTGCCGAGACGATCGACAATGGCAAGCCGATCCGCGAGACCCGCGCTGCCGACGTGCCGCTTGCAATCGACCATTTCCGCTACTTCGCCGGCTGCATCCGGGCGGAGGAAGGCGGCATCTCGACGATCGATGCCGACACCATCGCCTATCATTTCCGCGAGCCGCTCGGCGTCGTCGGCCAGATCATCCCGTGGAACTTCCCGCTGCTGATGGCGGCGTGGAAGATCGCCCCGGCGCTGGCGGCGGGCAACTGCACCGTCATCAAGCCCGCATCCCAGACGCCGCTCACCTTGCTGATGTTCGCCGAGCTCACCGCCGACATCCTGCCGCCCGGCGTGCTCAATGTCGTCACCGGCCCGGGACGGACCGTCGGCCAGGCGATCGCCGCCAATCCGCGCATCGCCAAGGTCTCGTTCACCGGCGAGACCGTCACCGGCAAGCAGATCATGCACGCCGCGGCGGACCATCTGATCCCCCAGACGATGGAGCTTGGCGGCAAGTCGCCCAACATCTTCATGGCGGACGTGCTCGACGAGGACGATGCCTTCTTCGACAAGGCGCTCGAAGGCTTTACTTTGTTCGCCTTCAACAAGGGCGAGGTCTGTACCTGCCCGTCGCGCGCCCTGATCCATGAGTCGATCTTCGACCGCTTCATCGAGCGCGCCGTGGCGCGCGTCGCCGCGATCCGCCAGGGCGATCCGCTCGACCCGTCGGTCCAGGTCGGCGCGCAGGCGTCGGAGGACCAGCTCCACAAGATCCTGGGCTATATCGATATCGGCAAGGCCGAGGGCGCGCAGTGTCTGGTCGGTGGCGCCAGGGCGCTGCCGGGCGGTGCGCTCGACCAGGGCTATTTCGTACAGCCGACCGTGTTCGTGGGTCAGAACCACATGCGCATCTTCCAGGAGGAGATCTTCGGTCCCGTCCTGGCGGTCACCACCTTCAAGACGGTCGAGGAGGCGATCGCACTTGCCAACGACACCGCCTACGGTCTTGGCGCGGGCGTCTGGACCCGGAGCGGCAACACCGCCTACCGGCTCGGCCGCGCGATCGAGGCCGGGCGGGTCTGGACCAACTGCTATCACCAGTACCCCGCCCATGCCGCCTTCGGCGGATACAAGGCGTCGGGCTTCGGGCGTGAAAATCACCGGATGATGCTCGACCATTATCAGCAGACCAAGAACCTGCTCGTCTCCTATGACGAGCACGCGCTCGGCCTGTTCTGA
- a CDS encoding DUF1622 domain-containing protein, which produces MITIEADWLSAFFRLAVIGLELAGTLTILVGAGLATFLFARRARAGDRTEAYSAFRSALGRSILLGLEFLVAGDIVKSLVINPTLDDLIVLAGLVLVRTFLSISLGVEINGHWPWEETRMAREKARAASDGSPATAEAAGCGTALKR; this is translated from the coding sequence ATGATCACCATTGAGGCCGACTGGCTGAGCGCCTTCTTCCGGCTTGCGGTGATCGGCCTGGAACTGGCGGGCACGCTGACCATCCTGGTCGGCGCGGGGCTCGCAACCTTTCTGTTTGCGCGGCGGGCGAGGGCGGGCGACCGAACCGAGGCCTATAGCGCGTTCCGATCGGCGCTCGGCCGCAGCATCCTGCTCGGCCTGGAATTTCTGGTCGCCGGCGACATCGTCAAGTCGCTGGTGATCAACCCGACGCTCGACGATCTCATCGTGCTGGCCGGGCTTGTGCTGGTGCGGACCTTCCTGAGCATCTCGCTCGGGGTCGAGATCAACGGCCACTGGCCCTGGGAGGAAACCCGGATGGCGCGGGAGAAGGCGCGTGCGGCGTCGGATGGGTCGCCGGCTACGGCTGAGGCCGCCGGATGCGGCACAGCGCTCAAGCGATAG